The following coding sequences are from one Planctomycetaceae bacterium window:
- the tuf gene encoding elongation factor Tu, which translates to MAKEIFERNKPHVNVGTIGHVDHGKTTLTASITAVLEAEGLAKYKAYDDIAKASESQGRRDPTKILTIATAHVEYQSAIRHYAHVDCPGHADYVKNMITGAAQMDGAILVVSAADGPMPQTKEHVLLARQVNVPKIVVFLNKADLVDDPELLDLVELEVRELLSKYNFDGDNAAVIRGSATEALKDPKGAGAQPIRDLVKALDEQIPLPVREVDKPFLMPIEDVFSIKGRGTVGTGRIERGVIKIGDEIEIVGLGETRKSVVTGVEMFNKTMDNGQAGDNVGCLLRGVEKEDLQRGQVLAKPGSITPHTKFEGEVYVLTKEEGGRHGPFFNGYRPQFYFRTTDVTGTIQLLGGAEMCMPGDNITMNVELLNTSIAMEEGLRFAIREGGRTVGAGVVTKILE; encoded by the coding sequence ATGGCCAAGGAAATCTTCGAGCGTAACAAACCGCATGTCAACGTAGGAACGATCGGCCACGTCGACCACGGTAAAACCACCCTGACCGCCTCGATCACGGCCGTCCTGGAAGCCGAAGGTCTGGCCAAGTACAAGGCCTATGACGATATCGCCAAGGCCTCGGAATCGCAGGGTCGCCGCGACCCGACGAAAATTCTGACCATCGCCACCGCCCACGTGGAATATCAGTCGGCCATTCGCCACTACGCCCACGTGGACTGCCCCGGTCACGCCGACTACGTCAAGAACATGATCACCGGCGCCGCCCAGATGGACGGGGCGATCCTGGTCGTGTCGGCCGCCGACGGTCCGATGCCCCAGACCAAGGAACACGTCCTGCTGGCCCGCCAGGTGAACGTGCCCAAGATCGTGGTCTTCCTGAACAAGGCCGACCTGGTCGACGACCCGGAGCTGCTGGACCTGGTCGAGTTGGAAGTGCGCGAACTGCTGAGCAAGTACAACTTCGACGGCGACAACGCGGCCGTGATCCGCGGCAGCGCCACCGAAGCCCTCAAGGACCCCAAGGGCGCCGGCGCGCAGCCGATTCGCGATCTGGTCAAGGCCCTGGACGAGCAGATTCCCCTGCCCGTTCGTGAGGTCGACAAGCCCTTCTTGATGCCCATCGAAGACGTCTTCAGCATCAAGGGGCGCGGCACGGTCGGCACCGGGCGCATCGAGCGCGGCGTCATCAAGATCGGCGACGAAATCGAGATCGTCGGACTGGGCGAGACGCGCAAGAGCGTCGTGACCGGCGTGGAAATGTTCAACAAGACCATGGACAACGGTCAGGCCGGCGACAACGTCGGCTGCCTGCTCCGCGGCGTTGAAAAAGAAGACTTGCAGCGCGGGCAGGTTCTGGCCAAGCCCGGCAGCATCACCCCGCACACGAAGTTCGAAGGCGAAGTGTACGTGCTGACGAAAGAGGAAGGCGGCCGCCATGGCCCGTTCTTTAACGGTTACCGTCCGCAGTTCTACTTCCGCACCACCGACGTGACGGGCACGATCCAACTGCTGGGCGGCGCCGAGATGTGCATGCCCGGCGACAACATCACCATGAACGTCGAGCTGCTCAACACGAGCATCGCGATGGAAGAAGGCCTGCGCTTCGCCATCCGCGAGGGCGGACGCACCGTCGGCGCCGGCGTGGTGACGAAGATTCTGGAGTAA
- the rplK gene encoding 50S ribosomal protein L11: protein MAKVIVAKIKLQAAGGQATPAPPIGPALGQHNVNIGQFVQQFNAQTKELNGMPVPVEITVYKDKSFTFIVKSPPAAALLKEAAQIASGSGVPNKEKVGSVTRDQVRAIAQRKMADLNARNIDRAARIIEGTARSMGVTVKD, encoded by the coding sequence ATGGCAAAAGTAATCGTAGCGAAGATCAAGCTCCAGGCCGCAGGCGGCCAGGCGACTCCGGCCCCGCCGATCGGTCCGGCGCTGGGTCAGCATAACGTCAACATCGGGCAGTTCGTCCAGCAGTTCAATGCCCAGACCAAGGAACTCAACGGCATGCCCGTGCCCGTCGAGATCACGGTCTACAAAGACAAGAGCTTTACGTTCATCGTCAAGAGCCCTCCGGCCGCGGCGCTGTTGAAAGAAGCAGCCCAGATCGCCTCGGGCTCGGGCGTTCCGAATAAAGAAAAAGTCGGTTCTGTCACGCGGGACCAGGTGCGAGCCATCGCCCAGCGCAAGATGGCCGACCTCAACGCCCGCAACATCGACCGGGCCGCCCGGATCATCGAAGGCACCGCCCGCAGCATGGGCGTGACGGTGAAAGACTAG
- the nusG gene encoding transcription termination/antitermination protein NusG, translating into MAKQWYVLRVASNKEESVRDALERKVKIEGLDDRIGRILVPTERRPSPRGRAGEKKYVERKMYPGYVFVEMELGEDGRIGEEAWFLIRETSGVGDFIGEAGRPTPMKGADVDKMLMQVQQAQEGAPVTVEFAKGDAVKIKEGAFENFEGSVDEVLADKGLVRVIVTIFGRPTPVELEYWQVEKT; encoded by the coding sequence ATGGCCAAGCAATGGTACGTGTTGCGGGTGGCGTCCAATAAAGAGGAATCCGTCCGCGATGCCCTGGAACGTAAAGTCAAGATCGAGGGCCTCGATGACCGCATCGGGCGCATCCTGGTCCCGACGGAACGGCGCCCCAGCCCGCGCGGACGCGCCGGCGAAAAGAAATACGTCGAACGCAAGATGTACCCCGGGTACGTCTTCGTCGAGATGGAACTGGGCGAGGATGGACGAATCGGCGAAGAGGCCTGGTTCCTCATCCGCGAAACCTCCGGCGTGGGCGACTTCATAGGCGAGGCCGGAAGGCCCACCCCCATGAAGGGCGCCGACGTCGACAAGATGCTCATGCAGGTGCAGCAGGCCCAGGAAGGCGCGCCGGTTACCGTTGAGTTCGCCAAGGGCGACGCGGTCAAGATCAAGGAAGGCGCGTTCGAAAACTTCGAAGGCTCCGTCGACGAAGTGCTCGCCGACAAGGGCCTGGTGCGCGTGATCGTGACGATCTTCGGCCGACCCACCCCGGTCGAGCTGGAATACTGGCAGGTGGAAAAAACCTAA
- the rplA gene encoding 50S ribosomal protein L1, which yields MRSHSKRFKKSLEAAPKTALPVASAVTALKALPPTKFDATVELVMHLGIDPTQADQAMRGAISLPNGIGASRKVIAFCDGADAEKALAAGAIEAGSAELIAKVLGGWMDFDVAVATKGMMKDVSKLGRVLGPQGKMPSPKAGTVVDDITKAVTEYAAGKVEYRNDDGGNLHVPVGKVSFDEKKLVENIEFFIDHVRRTKPSTTKGTYIKKACLTATMSPSVRLEV from the coding sequence ATGCGGTCTCACAGCAAGCGGTTCAAGAAAAGCCTCGAGGCGGCGCCCAAGACGGCGTTGCCTGTGGCTTCGGCGGTCACGGCGCTCAAGGCGCTGCCGCCGACAAAGTTCGACGCCACCGTCGAACTGGTCATGCATCTGGGGATCGACCCCACGCAGGCCGACCAGGCCATGCGCGGGGCAATCTCGCTGCCTAACGGTATCGGCGCCTCGCGAAAGGTCATCGCCTTCTGCGACGGGGCAGACGCTGAAAAGGCCTTGGCCGCCGGGGCGATCGAGGCCGGCTCCGCCGAGCTGATCGCCAAAGTCCTGGGCGGCTGGATGGACTTCGACGTCGCCGTGGCCACCAAGGGCATGATGAAAGACGTTTCCAAACTCGGACGCGTCCTGGGCCCCCAGGGCAAGATGCCCTCGCCCAAGGCCGGAACCGTCGTCGACGACATCACCAAGGCGGTGACGGAGTATGCTGCCGGAAAGGTCGAGTATCGCAACGACGACGGCGGCAACCTCCACGTGCCGGTGGGCAAGGTGAGCTTCGACGAAAAGAAACTCGTCGAGAACATCGAGTTCTTCATCGACCACGTGCGGCGCACCAAGCCCTCGACGACCAAGGGCACGTACATCAAGAAAGCATGCCTGACGGCCACCATGAGCCCGTCGGTGCGGCTGGAAGTTTAG
- the secE gene encoding preprotein translocase subunit SecE, whose product MAFEIYKPGQGKYTRVVTFVAVMCLGIIGAYQLSNTLSGLPDKIAGISMKIYLQYGIPTVLVALLGLLMFHIVNRVRSADFLIATEGEMKKVAWSSRKEIVGSTKVVIVTSFIIAALLFGVDWLFVVLFQKIGLLQM is encoded by the coding sequence GTGGCGTTCGAAATCTACAAGCCCGGTCAGGGCAAGTATACGAGAGTCGTGACGTTCGTGGCGGTGATGTGCCTGGGCATCATCGGGGCCTACCAGCTCAGCAACACGCTGTCGGGTCTGCCGGACAAGATCGCCGGGATCTCCATGAAGATCTATCTCCAGTACGGGATTCCGACGGTGCTGGTGGCGCTGCTGGGACTGTTGATGTTCCACATCGTCAACCGCGTCCGGTCGGCGGACTTTCTGATCGCTACCGAAGGCGAGATGAAGAAGGTCGCCTGGTCGTCTCGCAAAGAGATCGTCGGCTCGACGAAGGTGGTCATCGTGACTTCCTTCATTATCGCAGCGCTGCTGTTCGGGGTGGACTGGCTGTTCGTCGTCCTGTTCCAGAAGATCGGCCTGCTTCAGATGTAG
- the rplJ gene encoding 50S ribosomal protein L10, with protein MSKPVKELVRQELIKRLEGVSGLAVVGFTGVDAISTNLIRGRLDAKGIHLMVVKNALARQAFKAVGLDAAGDLLDGPCALATGGDSVVDVVKELLDINKDQPNLIVKAAVLEGDAFGPDRIEELSKYPSRGEAIGTVVSCLLAPGAKLAGCLVGPGGAIAGILKTIEEKSPAPEAPAEPAAPAAAPEPEPAPAPEAAAPQAPVEPTA; from the coding sequence ATGAGCAAACCCGTAAAAGAACTCGTTCGCCAGGAGTTGATCAAGCGTCTGGAAGGCGTCTCGGGGTTGGCCGTCGTCGGGTTTACCGGCGTTGACGCCATCTCGACGAACCTTATTCGCGGCCGCCTCGACGCCAAGGGCATCCACCTGATGGTGGTCAAGAACGCCTTGGCCCGCCAGGCGTTCAAGGCGGTCGGTCTCGACGCCGCCGGCGACCTGCTCGACGGTCCCTGCGCGTTGGCCACCGGCGGCGACAGCGTCGTCGACGTGGTGAAGGAACTCCTTGACATTAATAAGGATCAGCCGAACCTGATCGTCAAGGCCGCCGTACTGGAAGGTGACGCCTTTGGTCCCGATCGGATTGAGGAACTGAGCAAGTATCCCAGCCGCGGCGAGGCCATTGGCACGGTTGTCTCCTGCCTGTTGGCACCGGGGGCCAAGCTGGCCGGCTGCCTCGTCGGACCCGGCGGCGCAATCGCGGGGATTCTCAAGACCATCGAAGAAAAGTCTCCCGCCCCCGAAGCGCCTGCTGAGCCCGCAGCGCCGGCGGCCGCTCCAGAGCCCGAGCCCGCCCCCGCCCCTGAAGCGGCAGCGCCCCAGGCCCCGGTCGAACCGACCGCATAG
- the rpmG gene encoding 50S ribosomal protein L33, translating to MAKSKAREYVWLQCNDCGALNYRTEVNVQGGSPKLVLKRYCPVSRTHTEHKIKRK from the coding sequence ATGGCCAAATCCAAGGCCCGAGAATATGTGTGGCTTCAGTGCAACGACTGCGGCGCGTTGAACTACCGTACGGAAGTCAATGTGCAAGGCGGCTCGCCCAAGTTGGTGCTGAAGAGGTATTGTCCGGTAAGCAGGACGCACACCGAACATAAGATCAAGAGGAAATAG
- a CDS encoding PAS domain-containing protein, with protein sequence MRPEEQKPQEQQNAQQLLQEAFDAHQRLEAVLKALPVGVNFSLDPDCKHVVGNAAAQAQFEVQSQDNLSASASDTVAPGRQIRYYHDGEPVAGPDLPLQRAVAENREIEPVELEVVLPSGKRWFALVSAAPVHDQHGAVTGGVAITVDITERKRTEETLRWNDQRNALLSQTAARLLQSDDPRGLLDDLCLQVMDFLDCQVFFNFLADEESGRLHLNTCAGIDADEARRIEWLDYGVAVCGCVARDRQRVIAENIAAGADPRTDLVRSYGIEAYCCHPLLVHDTLIGTLSFGTARRPRFSVEEIGVMESVANLVADAMHRIETQSLLRQREEQLRLFVQHAPAAIAMFDTQMRYVAASQRWVADYGLAGQDLHGRSHYEVLPEIPQRWKQIHQRCLQGAVERAEEDPFPRTDGSVQWIRWEIHPWHLSCGAVGGIVMFTEDITQARNAQEEIRKAEELNRQTLQALPAHIAVIDTRGDIIAVNQAWMEFADANDASNSPAVAVGANYCAVCRRAIDTTSPEAGDAAKALAGIEAVLNGRQEQFTLEYPCHSPSQQRWFMMTVVPLGAAGKTGAVITHLNITSQKQAEGVLRQSKEELERRVQERTRELHLRSQQLARLASELALTEQRERGRLAQVLHDGLQQLLAGAKFRLAVLERSLDPVTRATASNVNELLNDSIETSRSLTAELSPPILHQGGLIAAMEWLARWMQEKHALTVELDVQGAAPEMEEDIKVLLFQATRELLFNVAKHAAVKSATVRVSRMQGFVQIVVSDEGAGFEPGSLPVGAAPAGFGLFSISERLGLLGGRMEIDSAPGRGCRITLEAATAIEPQSQLPPERAGQGSATIPHPCQDAQDKIRVVLVDDHIVLRQGLVLLLKEEPDLEIVGEASDGHAAIEIVRQLRPDVVLMDISMPGMNGIEATRVLHAELPHIQIIGLSMFDQAEQAQAMRDAGAAEYLTKSGASDVLVATIRRCAKQATGQQ encoded by the coding sequence ATGCGTCCAGAAGAACAAAAGCCCCAAGAACAGCAAAACGCTCAACAGCTCCTGCAGGAGGCCTTCGACGCTCACCAGCGGCTCGAAGCCGTCCTCAAGGCCCTGCCGGTCGGGGTCAACTTTTCCCTGGACCCTGACTGCAAACACGTCGTCGGCAATGCCGCCGCGCAGGCGCAGTTCGAGGTTCAGTCCCAGGATAACCTTTCCGCCTCGGCGAGCGACACCGTGGCGCCGGGGCGGCAGATCCGATACTATCACGACGGCGAACCGGTGGCCGGGCCAGACCTGCCCCTGCAGCGGGCCGTCGCCGAGAACCGCGAGATCGAGCCTGTTGAACTGGAAGTGGTGCTGCCCAGCGGCAAACGGTGGTTTGCGCTGGTGTCTGCCGCGCCGGTTCATGATCAACATGGCGCCGTCACCGGCGGCGTCGCCATCACCGTCGACATCACCGAACGCAAACGAACCGAGGAAACCCTGCGATGGAACGACCAGCGAAACGCGCTGCTGTCGCAGACGGCCGCCAGGCTCCTCCAAAGCGACGACCCCCGCGGACTGCTCGATGATCTCTGCCTGCAGGTGATGGACTTTCTGGATTGCCAGGTGTTCTTCAACTTCCTGGCCGACGAGGAGAGCGGGCGGCTGCACCTCAACACTTGCGCGGGGATCGACGCCGATGAGGCGCGTCGGATCGAGTGGCTGGACTACGGCGTGGCCGTCTGCGGTTGCGTCGCGCGCGACCGGCAGCGGGTCATCGCCGAAAACATCGCCGCCGGCGCCGACCCGCGGACGGACCTGGTGAGGTCCTATGGCATCGAGGCGTACTGTTGCCACCCGCTGCTGGTCCACGACACGCTCATCGGCACGCTGTCGTTTGGAACCGCGCGGCGCCCCCGCTTCAGCGTTGAAGAGATCGGCGTGATGGAGTCGGTGGCGAATCTGGTCGCCGACGCGATGCACCGCATCGAGACCCAGTCGCTGCTGCGGCAGCGCGAGGAGCAACTGCGCCTGTTCGTCCAGCACGCCCCGGCGGCCATCGCCATGTTCGACACGCAGATGCGATACGTCGCCGCCAGCCAGCGCTGGGTGGCGGACTACGGCTTGGCCGGGCAGGACCTGCACGGGCGCAGCCACTACGAGGTCCTGCCCGAGATACCCCAGCGATGGAAGCAGATCCACCAGCGCTGCCTCCAGGGCGCGGTGGAGCGGGCCGAGGAAGACCCCTTTCCACGCACCGACGGCAGCGTGCAATGGATTCGATGGGAGATCCATCCCTGGCATCTAAGCTGCGGCGCCGTCGGCGGCATCGTCATGTTCACCGAAGACATCACCCAGGCCAGGAACGCCCAGGAAGAAATACGCAAGGCCGAGGAGCTCAATCGCCAGACCCTGCAGGCCCTGCCCGCGCATATCGCCGTGATCGACACCCGCGGCGATATCATCGCAGTCAACCAGGCCTGGATGGAATTCGCCGACGCCAACGACGCCTCCAACTCCCCCGCCGTGGCGGTGGGCGCCAATTACTGCGCCGTCTGCCGCCGCGCCATCGACACGACCTCGCCCGAGGCCGGCGACGCCGCCAAAGCCCTGGCCGGTATCGAAGCAGTCCTCAACGGACGCCAGGAGCAGTTCACGCTGGAGTATCCCTGCCACAGTCCCAGCCAGCAGCGATGGTTCATGATGACCGTGGTGCCGCTGGGCGCCGCGGGCAAAACCGGAGCGGTCATCACGCACCTCAACATCACGTCGCAGAAGCAGGCCGAAGGCGTCCTGCGCCAATCCAAGGAAGAGCTCGAGCGGCGGGTGCAGGAACGCACGCGCGAACTGCACCTCCGTTCCCAGCAGTTGGCTCGCCTGGCGTCTGAGCTGGCTCTGACCGAGCAGCGCGAACGCGGACGCCTCGCCCAGGTGCTCCACGACGGCCTCCAGCAGTTGCTGGCCGGGGCGAAATTCCGCCTGGCCGTGCTGGAGCGGTCGCTGGACCCCGTCACGCGCGCGACGGCTTCCAACGTCAACGAGCTGCTGAACGATTCCATCGAGACCTCGCGCTCGCTCACTGCCGAACTGAGCCCGCCCATCCTTCACCAGGGCGGGCTTATCGCGGCGATGGAGTGGCTGGCGCGGTGGATGCAGGAGAAGCACGCGTTGACGGTGGAACTGGACGTTCAGGGGGCGGCGCCGGAGATGGAAGAGGACATCAAGGTCCTGCTCTTTCAGGCCACGCGCGAGCTCCTGTTCAACGTCGCCAAGCATGCCGCCGTCAAATCGGCAACCGTGCGGGTGTCGCGGATGCAGGGCTTTGTGCAGATCGTCGTCTCCGATGAAGGGGCCGGGTTCGAACCCGGCTCGCTTCCCGTCGGTGCGGCGCCGGCGGGCTTTGGCCTCTTCAGCATCTCCGAGCGCCTGGGGCTTCTGGGCGGCAGGATGGAGATCGACAGCGCCCCCGGGCGGGGCTGCCGCATCACGCTTGAAGCCGCGACGGCGATCGAGCCCCAAAGCCAACTGCCACCGGAGCGGGCGGGGCAGGGCTCAGCCACCATCCCCCATCCCTGCCAGGACGCTCAGGACAAGATCCGCGTTGTCCTGGTCGATGACCATATCGTGCTGCGCCAGGGTCTTGTCCTGCTGCTCAAAGAAGAGCCCGATCTGGAGATTGTCGGCGAGGCTTCCGACGGTCATGCCGCTATCGAGATCGTCCGCCAACTCCGCCCGGACGTGGTGCTGATGGACATCTCCATGCCGGGCATGAACGGCATCGAAGCCACGCGAGTCCTCCACGCCGAGCTGCCGCACATCCAGATCATCGGCCTGTCCATGTTCGACCAGGCCGAGCAGGCCCAAGCCATGCGCGACGCCGGAGCGGCCGAATACCTGACCAAGAGTGGCGCCTCCGACGTGCTGGTAGCCACCATCCGACGCTGCGCAAAACAAGCCACCGGCCAACAATGA
- the rplL gene encoding 50S ribosomal protein L7/L12 translates to MAEVAPNVKELAEKIVALTLKEAVELAGFLKSEYNIEPAAGGAVMMTGPATAGPAAEVEEKTEFDVILTGAGDKKIQVIKAVRALTNLGLKEAKDLVEGAPKPVKEGVSKEEAEAAKKALEESGGTVEIK, encoded by the coding sequence ATGGCAGAAGTAGCCCCCAACGTGAAAGAGCTTGCTGAGAAGATCGTCGCCTTGACCCTCAAGGAAGCCGTCGAACTGGCCGGATTCCTCAAGAGCGAATATAACATCGAGCCCGCCGCCGGCGGCGCCGTCATGATGACCGGACCCGCCACGGCAGGCCCTGCCGCCGAGGTCGAGGAAAAGACCGAGTTCGACGTCATCCTCACCGGCGCCGGCGACAAGAAGATCCAGGTCATCAAGGCCGTCCGCGCCCTGACCAACCTCGGTCTCAAAGAAGCCAAGGACCTCGTCGAAGGCGCCCCCAAGCCCGTCAAGGAAGGCGTCTCCAAGGAAGAGGCCGAGGCCGCCAAGAAGGCCCTGGAAGAGTCCGGCGGGACCGTCGAGATCAAGTAG